From Micromonospora echinaurantiaca:
CGACCCCCGGTCGAACGGGGGCCGGCCGGCCACCGCCACCGGCGGCGCCCCGGCGCCCGCCCCGCGGGTCAGCTACGACGACGCCACCTGAGCCCGGGCACCCCTCGCACCGCCGTCCTCACCGCGCGCCACCAGCCCGATGGCCGATGCCGGCCATCCCTGCTGCCTGCTGTGACGCCGCCGGGTGTGCCGCTTGCGGTGACTCCGCCCATGCCATTGACGGGCGTACTGCCTGCTGTGGCTCCGCCCATGCCACCGTTGGGCGTGCCGCCCTGGAGGGCCACTCTGCTCTGCAGACCTGATACCTGAGAGTCATCCTGATGACTCTCAGGTATCACGACCGACTGCGAGCTGCCGGCCCGCCTGCGTCACCGTGCGTGTCCAAGACCACCCCACCCCGGCCTGCAGCGTCTGGGCGGCGCGGCGCCTCGGCAGCGGGGCGTTAGGGCCGTGCGGGTCAGCGGCCGGCGGGCTTGAGGCCCAGCGGCTTGCCGAGCAGCGACTCGCGGCGGACGGCGAGCCGGTCGGCGACCTTGCCGAGCGCCACCGCGGCCGGCGACTCCGGCTCGGCCAGCACGATCGGGTTGCCTTCGTCGCCGGCCTCCCGGACGCGGGTGTCCAGCGGGATCTGGCCGAGCAGCGGCACCTGGGCGCCGATCGTCTTCGTCAGCGACTCGGCGACCGTCGCGCCGCCGCCGGCGCCGAAGACCTCCATCCGGGACCCGTCCGGCAGCTCCAGCCAGGACATGTTCTCGATGACGCCGACCACCCGCTGGTGGGTCTGCAGGGCGATCGCGCCGGCCCGCTCGGCCACCTCGGCGGCCGCCGCCTGCGGCGTGGTGACCACCAGGATCTCCGAGTTGGGCAGCAGCTGCGCCAGCGAGATGGCCACGTCGCCGGTGCCCGGGGGCAGGTCGAGCAGGAGCACGTCCAGGTCGCCCCAGTAGACGTCGGCGAGGAACTGCTGCAGCGCCCGGTGCAGCATCGGGCCGCGCCACACCACGGCGGCGTTGCCGGCGGTGAACATGCCGATCGAGATCACCTTCACGCCGTGCGACTGCGGCGGCATGATCATGTCCTCGACCCGGGTGGGCCGGCCGTCCGCGCCGAGCATCCGGGGCACCGAGTGACCGTAGATGTCCGCGTCGACCACGCCGACGGAGAGCCCGCGGGCGGCCAGCGCCGCGGCCAGGTTGACGGTCACGCTGGACTTGCCGACGCCGCCCTTGCCGCTGGCGACCGCGTACACCCGGGTGCGCGAGCCGGGCTGGGCGAACGGGATGACCGGCTCCTCGGTGGCGCCGCCGCCACGCAGCTTCGCCTGGAGCTGCTGGCGCTGCTCCGGGCTCATCACGCCGAACTCGATCTCGACGCCGGTCACCCCGGGCACCGCGCCGACGGCCGCGGTGATGTCCGCGCGCAGCTTGTCCTTCAGCGGGCAGCCGGCGACGGTGAGCAGCAGCTCTACCCGGACCACACCGTCGTCGCCGACCGTGGCGGCGCGGACCATGCCGAGCTCGGTGATCGGCCGGCGGATCTCCGGGTCGTTGACGGTGGCCAGCGCGGCCTGGATCGCGTCGGAGACGGTGCTGACGGGTGCTGACATGCCCGCAATGCTACGTCGGAGGCAGTCCCGCACCGCCGCCAGCGGGGGTCGGTGTGAGCGAATCGATGACGCCCGCCCAGGGCCGCAGGGGTCTGGACGCGTACCGCACGAAGTGGGACGATCGAGGCGAACGCCGCTCGCCTGGCCCCTTGAGGCGCGCGGCGTTCTGATGCACCGGTCAGGGCGCCGAGCCCTACCGCTCTCCCCGGCGTCCCCACGCCGGAGCTCACCCCGGCGGCCGTCCGACGCCGGCTCACCCCTCCGGGCGGCCGTCCCGGGCCCAGTCGCCGTCCAGTTCGTCGCGGGGCTCCTCCAGCGCGTCGCCACCCCCGGCCGCCCGATGCGCGGCCCGCTCCTGCTGGCGGCGTTCCAGCCGCTGCCGGCGCTGCCCCGCCTCGTCCAGCTCCTCGGCCAGCCGGGCCAGCTCGGAACGGAGGAAGTCCCGGGTGGCCACCTCGCCCATCGCGATCCGCAGCGCAGCGATCTCCCGGGCCAGGTACTCGGTGTCGGCCTTCTGCATGGTGGCCCGGCGCCGGTCCTCCTCCAGCGCCAGCCGGTCCCGGTCCGCCTGCCGGTTCTGCGCCAGCAGGATCAGCGGCGCCGCGTAGCTGGCCTGCAACGACAGCATCAGGGTGAGGAACGTGAAGGTGTACGGGTCGAAGCGCAGGTGCGCCGGGGCCAGCGTGTTCCAGCCGAACCACAGCAGGATCACCACCGTCATGTAGACGATGAAGTTCGCCGTGCCCATGCCCCGGGCGATGCCCTCCGACCACCGGCCGAAGGCCTCCGGGTCGAACCGGGGCAGCTTCAGGCTCCGGGGCTCGCGCGGCTGGTCCAGCCGTTCCGCCCGCCGCTCAACCATCCGCACCGTCCAGCACCGCGTCCGGGTTGGTCGGGCCGGTCATGGCGTCCCGGTCGCGCCAGTCCCGCGGCAGCGAGTGGTCCAGTACGTCGTCGACGGTGACCGCGCCGACCAGCCGGTTGTTCCGGTCGATCACCGGCATGGCGACCAGGTCGTAGGTGGCCATCCGGCGGGTGATCTCCGGCAGCGGGGTGGTCGGCCGGAGCGGGTCGATGTCGTTGACCACCACCCCGCCGAGCATGTCGGCCGGCGGTTCCCGGAGCAACCGTTGGAAGTGCACCATCCCGAGGTAGCGGCCGGTCGGGGTGGTCATCGGCGCGCGGGTCACGAAGACCTGCGCGGCGACCGCCGGGGAGAGCTGCGGTTCGCGGATCCGGGCCAGCGCCTCCGCCACCGTCGCGTCCGGGGGCAGGATCACCGGCTCCGAGGTCATCACGCTGCCCGCCGTGCCGGGCGTGTACTTCAGCAGCTGGCGTACCGGGTCGGCCTCGTCCGGCTGCATCAGGTCGAGCAGCACGTCCTGTTCCGGCGGGGTGAGCTCGCTGAGCAGGTCGGCGGCGTCGTCCGGGTCCATCTCCTCCAGCACGTCCGCGGCCCGTTCCCGGTCCAGCGCGGCCAGGATTTCCACCTGGTCGTGCTCGGGCAGTTCGCTGAGCACGTCGGCGAGCCGCTCGTCGTCGAGGGCGGCGGCGACCTCGTTGCGCCGCGCGTCGGGCAGGTCCTGCAACGCGTTGGCCAGGTCGGCGGGGCGCATGTCCTCGAGCACGGCGAGCAGGTTGGCGGTGCCCCGGGTGTCGGCGATGCCGCTCAACCCGCGGACCCGCTCCCACTCGACCTGCTGCAGGTTGCCGCGCCGGCTCAGCCGGCCGGTCTGCTCGCGTACCGCCACTCGGGTCAGCGACCACTCGCCGCCGCGGCTGCACTCCATCGCCACGTCGACCACCGTGCCGGCCTGGCCGCCCGGGTCGACCTGCACCCGCCGGTCGAGCAGTTCCTGGAGCACCAGCAGTTCGTTCGGGCGCTTCTCGAAGCGGCGCAGGTTGAGGGTGCCGGTGCCGAGCACCACCGCGTCGGCATCGATCGAGGTGATCCGGTTGATCGACAGGAAGATCCGCCGGCGCATGGGCATCTCGGCGACCAGGCCCACCACCTCCGGCGGGCGCTGGGTCGGCCGCAACCGGGCCACCGCGTCGCGTACCCGGCCCACCTGGTCGCCGTTGGGGTCGAAGACGGCGACGCCGGCGAGACGGGCGAGGTAGACCCGGGTCGGCGTGCTCACGGGCACCAGCCTAAGCGCCTAGTGTTTATCAACATGTCGACCTTGGCCTACGAGATCGTGGACGTCTTCACCGACCGCCCGTTCGCCGGCAACCCGCTGGCCGTGGTGTTCGGCGCCGAAGGGCTGGCCACCGAACAGATGCAGGCGCTCGCGCTGGAGTTCAACCTGTCCGAGACGGTGTTCGTGCTGCCGCCCACCCAGGTCGGCGCCACCTACCGGGCGCGGATCTTCACCCCGGCCGAGGAACTGCCGTTCGCCGGGCATCCCAGCGTCGGAGCGGCGGTCACGGCCAGCCGCCGGGGCATGTTCGGTGTGGGGCAGGTCACCCAGGAGTGCGGCGCCGGGGTGCTGCCGATCCAGGTGACGGCGACCGGGGCCACGCTGACCGGCGGCACCCCCACCCTCGGCCCTGAGCTGGACCCGGAGCCGCTGCTGGAGATGGCCGGGCTGAGCGCGGACGACCACGTCGGCCCGGCGCCCCGGGTGGCCGGCTGCGGGCTGGAGTTCCCCTACCTGCCGGTGCGTCCGGACGCGGTGGCCCGGGCGCGGGTGAACGCGGCGGCGGCACAGCGGTACGGCGTGGAGCACGTCAGCGTCTTCTCCTGGGACGCCGACTCGCAAACCGCGCACGCCCGGGTCTTCGTGCCGGGGCTCGGCGTGCCGGAGGACCCGGCCACCGGGTCGGCCGCGCTCGGCCTCGGGGTCTGGCTGGTCGCCAGTGGCCTGCTGCCCGGCGAGGGCCGCTCGTCGTACGACGTGGTGCAGGGGGCCGAGATCAACCGTCCGTCCTCGTTGGCCTGCACGGTGACGGCGGCCGGCGGCGTGGCGGTCGGCGCCACCGTCGCGGGCCAGGTGATGCCGGTGGCCCGAGGCGAGATCATGGTGCCGCCGTTCCTCGGCTGACGCCGACGGCCCGGGTACGGGAGGATGCCGGAGTGAGCGACGAGCCCGAGCGCAGCAGCACGCCCCTGGTCGACGAGGCGATGAAGAAGGCCGCGGTGGCCTGGGTCGCCGTGCCCGGTGGCCCCGCGCTCGCGCTCTGGTGCGTACCGCTGGAGGGCGCGCTCTTCGTGGTGAGCGGGCCGGGCGAGCAGGCCGCGCCCGGGCTGGCCGAGGCGACCGAGGTGCGGGTGACGCTGCGCGGCGACCACGGCGGCCGGATCGTCACCTGGCCGGCCCGGGTGGAGCGGGTGACCCCGGGCAGCGAGACCTGGGAGACCGCGGCGCCGCTGGTCGCCGGCAAGCGGCTGAACGGCCGGGGCAGCGCCACCGACCAGATCGCCCGGTGGGCCGCCGAGGGCTGCGCGCTGATCCGGCTGACTCCGGCCGGGGAGCCGGTGGCCGGGGCCGGGCTGCCCGACGGTTCACTGGCCGAGGAGCCCCGGCAGGCGCCGGTGGTGCGGGCGACCCGCAAGCCGTTCCGGCTGCACCGGGTCCGCCGCCGCTGACCGGCCCCCCGACCCGACGACCCGACCCGAACCGGCCCCTGGCGCGTCACGCCGGCACCGCCGCCGGGGCGACCAGGTCGAGCACCTCGGTCAGCGAGCGCAGCACCGGCCCGTCCCAGGTGTCGGCGTTGAACACCATGTGCTCGGCCAGATCCGGCGCGGCCAGCCGCACCGCGGTCATGCCGGCCCGT
This genomic window contains:
- a CDS encoding PhzF family phenazine biosynthesis protein, which translates into the protein MSTLAYEIVDVFTDRPFAGNPLAVVFGAEGLATEQMQALALEFNLSETVFVLPPTQVGATYRARIFTPAEELPFAGHPSVGAAVTASRRGMFGVGQVTQECGAGVLPIQVTATGATLTGGTPTLGPELDPEPLLEMAGLSADDHVGPAPRVAGCGLEFPYLPVRPDAVARARVNAAAAQRYGVEHVSVFSWDADSQTAHARVFVPGLGVPEDPATGSAALGLGVWLVASGLLPGEGRSSYDVVQGAEINRPSSLACTVTAAGGVAVGATVAGQVMPVARGEIMVPPFLG
- a CDS encoding magnesium transporter MgtE N-terminal domain-containing protein, which encodes MSTPTRVYLARLAGVAVFDPNGDQVGRVRDAVARLRPTQRPPEVVGLVAEMPMRRRIFLSINRITSIDADAVVLGTGTLNLRRFEKRPNELLVLQELLDRRVQVDPGGQAGTVVDVAMECSRGGEWSLTRVAVREQTGRLSRRGNLQQVEWERVRGLSGIADTRGTANLLAVLEDMRPADLANALQDLPDARRNEVAAALDDERLADVLSELPEHDQVEILAALDRERAADVLEEMDPDDAADLLSELTPPEQDVLLDLMQPDEADPVRQLLKYTPGTAGSVMTSEPVILPPDATVAEALARIREPQLSPAVAAQVFVTRAPMTTPTGRYLGMVHFQRLLREPPADMLGGVVVNDIDPLRPTTPLPEITRRMATYDLVAMPVIDRNNRLVGAVTVDDVLDHSLPRDWRDRDAMTGPTNPDAVLDGADG
- a CDS encoding DUF1003 domain-containing protein produces the protein MVERRAERLDQPREPRSLKLPRFDPEAFGRWSEGIARGMGTANFIVYMTVVILLWFGWNTLAPAHLRFDPYTFTFLTLMLSLQASYAAPLILLAQNRQADRDRLALEEDRRRATMQKADTEYLAREIAALRIAMGEVATRDFLRSELARLAEELDEAGQRRQRLERRQQERAAHRAAGGGDALEEPRDELDGDWARDGRPEG
- a CDS encoding Mrp/NBP35 family ATP-binding protein; this translates as MSAPVSTVSDAIQAALATVNDPEIRRPITELGMVRAATVGDDGVVRVELLLTVAGCPLKDKLRADITAAVGAVPGVTGVEIEFGVMSPEQRQQLQAKLRGGGATEEPVIPFAQPGSRTRVYAVASGKGGVGKSSVTVNLAAALAARGLSVGVVDADIYGHSVPRMLGADGRPTRVEDMIMPPQSHGVKVISIGMFTAGNAAVVWRGPMLHRALQQFLADVYWGDLDVLLLDLPPGTGDVAISLAQLLPNSEILVVTTPQAAAAEVAERAGAIALQTHQRVVGVIENMSWLELPDGSRMEVFGAGGGATVAESLTKTIGAQVPLLGQIPLDTRVREAGDEGNPIVLAEPESPAAVALGKVADRLAVRRESLLGKPLGLKPAGR